A DNA window from Solanum lycopersicum chromosome 3, SLM_r2.1 contains the following coding sequences:
- the LOC101248649 gene encoding uncharacterized protein, whose product MARDNELRPLWLEPLLDNNFYEHDCICEVHNQYCTFFCKMCKNKPLCESCWRVDAEAEHELHQFLQIFKVSEKASVRKADIESEVDVRKIQPYVINNHKVILLKPKGGNGGNPKCVICEGKIKDEFYDYCSVSCKIIGDTRQLDKVELAGKYNRRKRTPCRSPLL is encoded by the exons ATGGCGAGGGATAACGAACTCCGTCCACTATGGTTGGAACCTCTACtagataataatttttatgaacATGATTGTATATGTGAGGTACATAATCAATATTGtacatttttttgtaaaatgtgCAAAAACAAACCTCTTTGTGAATCATGTTGGAGGGTTGATGCAGAAGCTGAACATGAACTTCACCAATTTTTACAG ATATTTAAAGTATCGGAAAAAGCATCGGTTCGAAAAGCTGATATAGAAAGTGAGGTAGATGTTAGGAAAATTCAGCCGTATGTAATAAACAATCACAAAGTTATATTGCTGAAGCCAAAAGGAGGAAACGGGGGAAACCCTAAGTGCGTCATATGCGAAGGAAAAATCAAGGATGAATTCTATGATTATTGCTCAGTTTCTTGCAAA ATAATTGGAGATACAAGGCAACTCGACAAGGTTGAACTTGCTGGAAAATataatagaagaaagagaacGCCCTGTAGATCACCTTTGCTGTAG
- the LOC138347395 gene encoding uncharacterized protein has product MYSLGEITPNGKAVRKLLSVLLETWESKVEAITEARDLDALAMDDLIGNLITYELKKNQEKEIGGKRKERNLVLKATALDDFEDENIALMTKRFTRMLKRGQTFQKKTPQKSNENTKDQVCHKCGSPDHFIKFCPLWALEQKKTTSEKGKDIKKDKLIPSNRRMTTQEENLSMKKAFAAIRNSSDDGETENKTLLALEQEDSEEDKEEEDMNEKGLVRKKQQQWYLNSACSRHMTGDENSFLSLRNFKRKKRGLWKTGEIIIQTKVDSQYYQAIRAASHGFVWTNACTKQRSVLNKTPYELLKGRKPNLGHLRAFGCVCFIHNNDKNNLGKFDAKSDEGIFLGYSSQSKAYKVLYKRTNRVEESVHIVFNESNSEIEGNSEDEQNKVICSKSSEPKIWEEEIISFHKTPEIEDKDTTETGPTASEKLANIQTHRWSIKAHILYKTFLFLLIQAFQQDPNYAVCVLFLPMYP; this is encoded by the exons ATGTATTCCTTGGGAGAGATAACTCCCAATGGAAAGGCAGTAAGGAAACTCTTGAGTGTCCTTCTTGAGACTTGGGAAAGCAAAGTCGAGGCTATCACTGAAGCCCGCGACCTAGATGCACTGGCCATGGATGATTTAATTGGAAACCTCATCACATATGAActcaagaaaaatcaagaaaaagaaatcgGAGGCAAGAGAAAGGAAAGGAACCTGGTTCTAAAGGCTACTGCATTAGATGACTTTGAGGATGAAAATATCGCCCTTATGACCAAAAGGTTCACCAGAATGCTGAAAAGAGGACAAACATTCCAAAAGAAAACTCCTCAAAAATCCAACGAAAACACTAAAGACCAAGTCTGTCATAAGTGTGGAAGCCCAGATCACTTCATCAAATTCTGTCCACTCTGGGCTTTGGAGCAAAAAAAGACAACCTCAGAGAAGGGAAAAGACATTAAGAAAGACAAGTTGATTCCTTCAAACAGAAGAATGACAACTCAAGAAGAAAATCTCTCAATGAAAAAGGCCTTCGCAGCAATCAGAAATTCATCTGATGATGGTGAGACAGAAAACAAAACTCTTCTTGCACTAGAACAAGAAG ATTCTGAGGaggataaagaagaagaagatatgaaTGAAAAG GGATTAGTGAGAAAGAAGCAACAACAATGGTACTTGAATAGTGCATGTTCCAGACACATGACTGGAGATGAAAATAGCTTTCTCTCACTCAGAAACTTCAAAAGGAAGAAACGTGGCCTTTG GAAAACAGGTGAGATCATCATTCAAACCAAAGTTGACAGTCAGTACTACCAAGCCATTAGAGCTGCTTCACATGGATTTGTGTGGACTAATGCGTGTACAAAGCAGAG ATCAGTATTAAACAAAACACCATATGAGTTACTAAAAGGGAGAAAACCAAATTTGGGACATCTTAGGGCCTTTGGCTGTGTATGCTTTATACACAACAATGACAAAAACAACTTAGGAAAATTTGATGCCAAGAGTGATGAAGGAATTTTTCTGGGTTATTCTTCACAAAGCAAAGCCTACAAGGTACTTTATAAAAGAACAAACCGTGTAGAAGAAAGTGTTCATATTGTCTTTAATGAAagtaatagtgaaattgaaggTAATTCAGAGGATGAACAGAATAAAGTCATCTGTTCAAAGTCATCAGAACCAAAAATATGGGAAGAAGAAATCATATCCTTTCATAAGACACCTGAAATAGAAGATAAGGATACTACTGAAACAGGTCCTACTGCATCTGAGAAACTTGCCAACATCCAAACTCATAGATGGAGCATCAAAGCTCACATCCTTTACAAAACATTCTTATTCCTCTTAATTCAGGCATTTCAACAAGATCCAAATTACGCAGTATGTGTGCTTTTTCTGCCTATGTATCCCTGA
- the LOC101249245 gene encoding uncharacterized protein produces MANNISINLPKFNQTLISFTNISSLSNFPYSKIHLHSQLYHRQFKETNYTSPSSYTYRLFSRRSFMEDEDDHKSKNYSFQEAVRLFNSRDYYRCHDVVEALWTESQEPIRSLLHGILQCAVGFHHLFNKNHRGAMMELGEGVCKLRKFNFENGPFYEFEKEISQVLDFIYATQIEVAACGDDICVTMDQSERSYQLLGGFAAGQQLYTLVTEQHDYCYIVFSYPKYDENVQQLRIKLPTINASEQNLKELEYS; encoded by the exons ATGGCTAATAACATTTCTATCAATCTCCCAAAGTTCAATCAAACTCTAATATCTTTTACTAACATATCTTCACTCTCTAATTTTCCATACTCAAAGATTCATTTACATAGCCAATTATATCATCGTCAATTCAAGGAGACCAATTACACTTCACCATCATCATATACCTATCGCCTCTTTTCTCGAAGGAGTTTTATGGAAGATGAAGATGATCATAAATCCAAAAATTATAGTTTTCAAGAAGCTGTGAGGCTTTTTAATAGTAGAGACTATTACAG ATGTCACGATGTTGTTGAAGCCCTTTGGACCGAATCCCAAGAGCCCATTCGAAGTCTCCTCCACGGAATTCTTCAATGTGCAGTAGGATTCCATCACttattcaacaaaaatcacAGAGGAGCAATGATGGAATTGGGAGAAGGAGTGTGTAAGCTTAgaaaattcaactttgaaaatgGACCATTTTATgagtttgaaaaagaaatttcacaagTTTTGGATTTCATCTATGCAACACAAATTGAAGTTGCTGCTTGTGGGGATGATATTTGTGTAACTATGGATCAATCAGAAAGATCATATCAACTTCTTGGTGGATTTGCAGCAGGACAACAACTTTATACCTTGGTTACTGAGCAACATGATTATTGCTATATTGTTTTTTCATATCcaaaatatgatgaaaatgtACAACAACTTAGGATAAAACTTCCAACTATTAATGCATCTGAACAAAATCTCAAGGAGTTAGAGTATAGTTGA